Proteins encoded within one genomic window of Solea senegalensis isolate Sse05_10M linkage group LG11, IFAPA_SoseM_1, whole genome shotgun sequence:
- the LOC122776913 gene encoding uncharacterized protein LOC122776913 isoform X2, whose amino-acid sequence MTERRMLVFLTLLCVLCCVLGPSLAYKLNCTYSKTPEGHMYSVSPPSSCNKNDTADFSWSHNKTVLATRETRVPGVVTSNVTTVVIDRYVHKMEYEVNCEDWEHYPANCSAIEEEIKGDQRREGEDVLQVTVSEMRSLLEATSLEREAVFVSSMLLCHKTVSFISIVFVANPTTVKMVVGLVLAVAVAGGLIYKFRNCIKSGWVKLRGVKETEGTSTVVYVSDGLTQ is encoded by the exons ATGACTGAAAGAAGGATGTTGGTGTTTCTTACACTCTTATGTGTCTTAT GTTGTGTTCTAGGTCCATCTCTTGCATACAAACTAAACTGCACTTACAGTAAGACCCCTGAAGGCCACATGTACAGTGTATCACCTCCATCAAGTtgcaacaaaaatgacacagctgACTTTAGTTGGTCACATAACAAG ACAGTTTTGGCAACTCGCGAAACGAGGGTACCTGGAGTTGTGACGAGCAATGTCACCACTGTGGTCATAGACAGATATGTGCACAAGATGGAGTATGAAGTAAATTGTGAG GATTGGGAGCACTACCCGG CCAACTGCAGTGCAATTGAAGAGGAGATCAAAGGTGACCAGAGGCGCGAAGGTGAGGATGTGCTACAAGTCACAGTCTCTGAGATGAGATCTTTGTTGGAAGCGACCAGTTTAGAAAGGGaagcagtgtttgtgtcctccatgcTACTGTGTCACAAGACTGTTTCTTTCATCTCAATTGTTTTTGTAGCTAACCCCACCACCGTCAAGATGGTGGTGGGGCTGGTGCTGGCGGTGGCGGTGGCTGGCGGGCTGATCTATAAATTCAGAAATTGCATCAAAAG TGGTTGGGTGAAACTACGTGGTGTGAAAGAGACTGAGGGCACCTCGACTGTTGTCTACGTTAGCGATGGACTAACACAATGA
- the LOC122776913 gene encoding uncharacterized protein LOC122776913 isoform X3 codes for MTERRMLVFLTLLCVLCCVLGPSLAYKLNCTYSKTPEGHMYSVSPPSSCNKNDTADFSWSHNKTVLATRETRVPGVVTSNVTTVVIDRYVHKMEYEVNCENRLARASLYGLCVSSPQDWEHYPANCSAIEEEIKGDQRREANPTTVKMVVGLVLAVAVAGGLIYKFRNCIKSGWVKLRGVKETEGTSTVVYVSDGLTQ; via the exons ATGACTGAAAGAAGGATGTTGGTGTTTCTTACACTCTTATGTGTCTTAT GTTGTGTTCTAGGTCCATCTCTTGCATACAAACTAAACTGCACTTACAGTAAGACCCCTGAAGGCCACATGTACAGTGTATCACCTCCATCAAGTtgcaacaaaaatgacacagctgACTTTAGTTGGTCACATAACAAG ACAGTTTTGGCAACTCGCGAAACGAGGGTACCTGGAGTTGTGACGAGCAATGTCACCACTGTGGTCATAGACAGATATGTGCACAAGATGGAGTATGAAGTAAATTGTGAG AACCGCCTAGCACGAGCCTCACTGTATGGCCTCTGTGTTTCTTCTCCACAGGATTGGGAGCACTACCCGG CCAACTGCAGTGCAATTGAAGAGGAGATCAAAGGTGACCAGAGGCGCGAAG CTAACCCCACCACCGTCAAGATGGTGGTGGGGCTGGTGCTGGCGGTGGCGGTGGCTGGCGGGCTGATCTATAAATTCAGAAATTGCATCAAAAG TGGTTGGGTGAAACTACGTGGTGTGAAAGAGACTGAGGGCACCTCGACTGTTGTCTACGTTAGCGATGGACTAACACAATGA
- the LOC122776913 gene encoding uncharacterized protein LOC122776913 isoform X1 — translation MTERRMLVFLTLLCVLCCVLGPSLAYKLNCTYSKTPEGHMYSVSPPSSCNKNDTADFSWSHNKTVLATRETRVPGVVTSNVTTVVIDRYVHKMEYEVNCENRLARASLYGLCVSSPQDWEHYPANCSAIEEEIKGDQRREGEDVLQVTVSEMRSLLEATSLEREAVFVSSMLLCHKTVSFISIVFVANPTTVKMVVGLVLAVAVAGGLIYKFRNCIKSGWVKLRGVKETEGTSTVVYVSDGLTQ, via the exons ATGACTGAAAGAAGGATGTTGGTGTTTCTTACACTCTTATGTGTCTTAT GTTGTGTTCTAGGTCCATCTCTTGCATACAAACTAAACTGCACTTACAGTAAGACCCCTGAAGGCCACATGTACAGTGTATCACCTCCATCAAGTtgcaacaaaaatgacacagctgACTTTAGTTGGTCACATAACAAG ACAGTTTTGGCAACTCGCGAAACGAGGGTACCTGGAGTTGTGACGAGCAATGTCACCACTGTGGTCATAGACAGATATGTGCACAAGATGGAGTATGAAGTAAATTGTGAG AACCGCCTAGCACGAGCCTCACTGTATGGCCTCTGTGTTTCTTCTCCACAGGATTGGGAGCACTACCCGG CCAACTGCAGTGCAATTGAAGAGGAGATCAAAGGTGACCAGAGGCGCGAAGGTGAGGATGTGCTACAAGTCACAGTCTCTGAGATGAGATCTTTGTTGGAAGCGACCAGTTTAGAAAGGGaagcagtgtttgtgtcctccatgcTACTGTGTCACAAGACTGTTTCTTTCATCTCAATTGTTTTTGTAGCTAACCCCACCACCGTCAAGATGGTGGTGGGGCTGGTGCTGGCGGTGGCGGTGGCTGGCGGGCTGATCTATAAATTCAGAAATTGCATCAAAAG TGGTTGGGTGAAACTACGTGGTGTGAAAGAGACTGAGGGCACCTCGACTGTTGTCTACGTTAGCGATGGACTAACACAATGA
- the LOC122776915 gene encoding uncharacterized protein LOC122776915 isoform X4, which translates to MIERRTLVLLTLVLCCVPRPSLAYTLPCTYSKTSEGHMYSVSPPSSCNENDQADFSWSHNKTVLATRETRVPGVVTSNVTTVVIDRCVSKMEYEVICEDWEHYPANCSAIEEEIKGDQRREANPTTVKMVVGLVLAVAVAGGLIYKFRNCIKSGWVKLRGVKETEGTSTVVYVSDGLTQ; encoded by the exons GTTGTGTTCCACGTCCATCTCTTGCATACACACTACCCTGCACTTACAGTAAGACCTCTGAAGGCCACATGTACAGCGTATCACCTCCATCAAGTTGCAACGAAAATGACCAAGCTGACTTTAGTTGGTCACATAACAAG ACAGTTTTGGCAACTCGCGAAACGAGGGTACCTGGAGTTGTGACGAGCAATGTCACCACTGTGGTCATAGACAGATGTGTGTCCAAGATGGAGTATGAAGTAATTTGTGAG GATTGGGAGCACTACCCGG CCAACTGCAGTGCAATTGAAGAGGAGATCAAAGGTGACCAGAGGCGCGAAG CTAACCCCACCACCGTCAAGATGGTGGTGGGGCTGGTGCTGGCGGTGGCGGTGGCTGGCGGGCTGATCTATAAATTCAGAAATTGCATCAAAAG TGGTTGGGTGAAACTACGTGGTGTGAAAGAGACTGAGGGCACCTCGACTGTTGTCTACGTTAGCGATGGACTAACACAATGA